One Aphidius gifuensis isolate YNYX2018 linkage group LG3, ASM1490517v1, whole genome shotgun sequence DNA window includes the following coding sequences:
- the LOC122851879 gene encoding pro-resilin-like, with protein MKIVIIACLIAMTLAEPPSYRQEYQNDKTYYFAKQQEEAPYQASGWKPDGPAFELPQKQQQQQAPVQPQGQYGAPVKPSKEYGGPVEPQKQYGAPAKPSNQYGSPQKQFTTQLVPERQISAQFSPQKQYGAPAQPSNQYGSPAQPSNPYGSPAQSSNQYGAPAQPSNQYGGPVQSSQNQYGAPVQSPQNQYGGPVQFPQQYGAPEYTTIEPVTATDYEESTNSSSGVESQAEPVDSVNDLEEIGDVDESKKESGEYYVALPDGRLQRVQYVSSQDIEAMKYFAKIRAENVEPLRGPVYAYQPLQKLQFAPSKLAINAEQPVVAIRETSPKNLKIQASPAKLEVQPLAAEIPSGIVAPVSSSYTTYTANYQLPEQRFLISL; from the exons ATGAag atTGTTATTATTGCTTGTCTTATTGCTATGACACTGGCAGAACCACCGAGTTATCGCCAGGAGTATCAAAATGATAAGACATACTACTTTGCTAAACAGCAAGAAGAGGCTCCATATCAAGCATCTGGCTGGAAACCAGATGGCCCAGCTTTTGAACTAccacaaaaacaacaacaacaacaagcacCAGTTCAGCCTCAAGGCCAGTATGGTGCTCCTGTTAAACCATCAAAAGAATATGGTGGTCCAGTTGAGCCTCAAAAACAATATGGTGCACCAGCTAAACCATCAAATCAGTATGGTTCACcacaaaaacaatttactaCACAATTAGTACCTGAAAGACAAATTAGTGCACAATTTTCACCACAAAAACAATATGGAGCACCAGCTCAACCATCAAATCAATATGGAAGCCCAGCTCAACCATCAAATCCATATGGAAGCCCAGCTCAATCATCAAATCAATATGGAGCACCAGCTCAACCATCAAACCAATATGGCGGCCCAGTTCAATCATCTCAAAATCAGTATGGTGCACCAGTTCAATCACCACAAAATCAATATGGTGGACCAGTACAATTTCCACAACAATATGGTGCACCTGAATACACAACAATTGAACCAGTAACTGCAACAGACTATGAAGAATCTACCAATTCATCAAGTGGAGTAGAATCACAG gCTGAGCCAGTTGACTCTGTAAATGATCTTGAAGAAATTGGTGAtgttgatgaatcaaaaaaagaaTCTGGTGAATATTATGTTGCACTTCCCGACGGTCGTTTACAACGTGTACAATATGTTAGCAGTCAAGATATTGAAGCAATGAAATATTTTGCTAAAATACGTGCTGAAAATGTTGAACCACTTCGTGGACCAGTATACGCTTATCAACCActtcaaaaattacaatttgcaCCATCAAAATTGGCAATAAATGCTGAACAACCAGTTGTTGCAATTCGTGAAACAAgtccaaaaaatttaaaaattcaagcatCACCAGCTAAACTTGAAGTTCAACCATTAGCTGCTGAAATTCCAAGTGGTATTGTTGCACCAGTTAGTTCATCATACACAACTTATACAGCAAACTATCAACTACCTGAACAGcgatttttaatttctctttaa